The Deinococcus malanensis nucleotide sequence GCAGGCGGTACAGCCGCAGGTTCAGCCCATGACCGGCACACAGCGTGCGCAGCTCGTCCCGTTCACGGCGCAACCAGAAGCCATAGTCGAGCACCACATCGGTCCCCAGGCAGGCCGCCTGCACCCACTGCGCCTGAAACAGCCGGAGCAGCCCCGCCAGCGCTGGTCGGTAGAGTTCCTCCGGGGGATCGGCGCCCAGCAGGGCGCGCGTCCATTCGTCCGGGGAAAAGCGCAGGGCAGGCAACTCGCGCTCCAGCTGCCGCGCCAGGGTGCTCTTTCCGCTGCCGATAAAGCCGTGCAGGGCATGCACCCGGCCACGCCGCATGTTCACGCCCGCGTCCTCATATCCACCATTCTAGGGACGCGGCGCTCATGCAGCTGCCCTAGCCTGGGCCGGTATGCGCCGCCTTCTCATGCCTGCGTTGTTGACTGGCTTCATGTCTGCCCCGGCCGAGGCTGTCTCCACCCTGAATGTGCCGGTCAGCGTGCCCCTCAGCGGGGTGCAGAAAGCGGCCAATGCGCGCGTGCCAGCTGAGTTTGCCCGGGTGAACGAGACACGCTCTTTTCTGGGCGGGCTGGTCAGCGTGGCCCTGCGTGGCACCGTGACACGCACCGGACACGTCAGGGTCAGTCCCTCCCAGGACGGCCAGTCGCTGCTGATCCGCGTGCCGATCCGCGCGGCCTTCCGTGCCGAGCCCGGAGGCGCCGGGTCGGTCCTGGCACGGGATTTTGGTGGCGAGGCCACCGTCAGCCTGACGGTCACACCGTTCGTGCAACCGGACTGGGAGGCGGGCGTCAAAGTCAGTGGTGACTACGCCTGGACCGATCCGCTCAGCGTGGACCTGGGAGGGGGCGTGCGGGTCAGCGTGCAGTCGCTGGTGGATAGCCAGGTGCGCGCCCAGCTGGCCAAAGTCACGGCCGAGGTGGAGCGTGCGGTGCGTGAGGGAGCAGACCTGAAAGACAGGGCCGGCGTGCTGTGGGTCCGCGCCCAGCAGCCCTGGACACTGCCCACCCCGGAAAGCGCCTACGCACTGGTGCAGCCCCGCACCTTGAGCGTCACTCCCTTCCGCTTCACGCCGGACGCCCTGAAAGTCACCCTGGGCGCCGCGTTTGACCTGAAGGCCGGCCTGGGCCGCGCGCCTGCCGTCACGGCCCGCCCCCTCCCGGCCCTGAACGTCGCCTCCACGCTGACCGACCGCGTGGACCTGAGCGTGCCGGTGCGCCTTCCCTATCCGGAGCTGTCGGCAGCCGCCACGAAATATGCCGCCACGCAGACCTTTCCCCTGCCGGTGCCGACCTCTCCGACCCTGCGGATTACCGGCGTGAGCGTGAAGCCTGCCGGGAGCGCGCTGGGTGTCACGGTGGCCGTACGGGTAGATGGACCGCTGGGTCTGCGGGTGCCGGCGACGGTGGACGTGACCGGCACGCCCGTGCTGGGGCCGGGTGGACGGATCGTCACGCTGCGGAACGTGACCGTACGGACCCGCCGCGAGGGCCTGACCGGCCGCGTGATCGGCTGGCTGGCCGACGCCCGGGCACAGGCCTTCGTGAGCCGCATGGCCCGCTTTGACCTGGGGCCGAAGCTGACGCAGGCACAGGCCCAGTTACAGGGCCGCCTGCCCTATTCGCCCACCCCCGGGGTCACCCTGTCCGGCAAGGTGGGAACCTTGCAGCTCACGGGCCTTCAGGTCAGGCCGGACGCCCTGGCGGTGACGGCCGCCGCGACAGGTTCGCTTAAGGCGGCCCTGAACGCGTCGGCGCTGGGCCAGGGACGGTAGAGCCAGTCAGCCGGGTCGGGCTTCAGTCAAGGTCCTCATACGCTGTGCGTGCTCCATAGGTCCCGTCTTCCAGTGAATCGTAGGTGTCGTCTCCGTCATAGTTGTTGACCCAGCAGTGGGCCACGCGAACTTCACCCTCCACGGTCGCCAGGGTAAAGATCAGCTCGGCCTGATGGGCATGGTCGTAGTCGTGGTTGTATCGGCCGTATACCTCGACACTGGCAAAACCGACCAGACTCTCGGGCGTCACCTCGCCCGAGATCAGGTGCACCGGATGAACCTCTCCCTCGCACTGATCGTGCCTGAGGTTGTGCAGCTTCTCCTCGAGGGAGGCTTCCAGGTTGTCCAGGTGCATGACATAGCGCGTCGGAAACGCGAACTCCTCGTCCTCGCTGGGGCGTTCCTCGTCCAGCGCGGCCAGCAGGCGCGGTGCCTGACCCTGGAAGTACGGCGCGCACACGGCATCGAAGGCCTCCGGATCCCGCTGCAGCAGGGCGCGGGTGGCGCGGCGCAGCACCTCGCTTTCGGGGGTGGTCTGGCTGGTCATGAAAAAAGCGTACCGTGACCGCTGCTCGGCTTCTGCCGGAGATGAGCGCGGGCCCCGGCAGCCTCCTGCACGCGCCGCGCTAGCCTGCAGACCATGAACACGCACCCCAACTGGGCCACCCTGACCGAGGACCGTGAGCAGCCCTGGAAAACCCTGTCCTCGCGCGTGCTGGTCGACGGCTTCCGGGTGGTGCTCGAAGACCGGGTGGAGGTCTCAGGCGGTTCGGAGGCGATCTACCAGTACCGGCCGCGGGGACCCCGGGCGGTGTTCGTGCTGCCGGTGACCGACTCGGGTGAGGCGGTGCTGATCCGGCAGTACCGCTATCCCCTGCGGGCCAGCATCGTGGAAGTTGTGGCGGGCGGCGTGGAACGGGGCGAGGATCTTCTGGCGGCCGC carries:
- a CDS encoding AAA family ATPase; amino-acid sequence: MRRGRVHALHGFIGSGKSTLARQLERELPALRFSPDEWTRALLGADPPEELYRPALAGLLRLFQAQWVQAACLGTDVVLDYGFWLRRERDELRTLCAGHGLNLRLYRLQVPDEVLWSRVEARNARVSAGQESGSVWINSWDFQQFQKHFQPLDPDEAYFSPLG
- a CDS encoding DUF4403 family protein, with the translated sequence MSAPAEAVSTLNVPVSVPLSGVQKAANARVPAEFARVNETRSFLGGLVSVALRGTVTRTGHVRVSPSQDGQSLLIRVPIRAAFRAEPGGAGSVLARDFGGEATVSLTVTPFVQPDWEAGVKVSGDYAWTDPLSVDLGGGVRVSVQSLVDSQVRAQLAKVTAEVERAVREGADLKDRAGVLWVRAQQPWTLPTPESAYALVQPRTLSVTPFRFTPDALKVTLGAAFDLKAGLGRAPAVTARPLPALNVASTLTDRVDLSVPVRLPYPELSAAATKYAATQTFPLPVPTSPTLRITGVSVKPAGSALGVTVAVRVDGPLGLRVPATVDVTGTPVLGPGGRIVTLRNVTVRTRREGLTGRVIGWLADARAQAFVSRMARFDLGPKLTQAQAQLQGRLPYSPTPGVTLSGKVGTLQLTGLQVRPDALAVTAAATGSLKAALNASALGQGR
- a CDS encoding NUDIX domain-containing protein, which codes for MNTHPNWATLTEDREQPWKTLSSRVLVDGFRVVLEDRVEVSGGSEAIYQYRPRGPRAVFVLPVTDSGEAVLIRQYRYPLRASIVEVVAGGVERGEDLLAAAERELKEEVGGTAREWQALPGFYPQPSISGVTFYPLLALGVTLGETAHEETETIERCVLPITEAYRMLDAGEIQDGPSSLTLWHARRPLQERGLL